The proteins below come from a single Sphingomonas carotinifaciens genomic window:
- the rplX gene encoding 50S ribosomal protein L24 — MAAAKIKKGDRVIVLSGKDKGKTGTVTVSMPKDAKVVVEGVNVATRHRKPSQANPQGGLERIEAPLHISKVAHVTADGKPTRVRFETQDGKKVRVAVKTGDKIDG; from the coding sequence ATGGCCGCCGCAAAGATCAAGAAGGGCGACCGCGTGATCGTCCTGTCCGGCAAGGACAAGGGCAAGACCGGCACCGTGACCGTGTCGATGCCCAAGGACGCCAAGGTCGTGGTCGAGGGCGTCAACGTCGCGACCCGCCACCGCAAGCCCAGCCAGGCGAACCCGCAGGGTGGCCTGGAGCGCATCGAAGCCCCGCTTCACATCTCGAAGGTCGCGCATGTGACCGCCGACGGCAAGCCGACCCGCGTTCGCTTCGAAACGCAGGATGGCAAGAAGGTCCGCGTGGCCGTCAAGACCGGAGACAAGATCGATGGCTGA
- the rplN gene encoding 50S ribosomal protein L14 — MIQMQSNLDVADNSGAKRVQCIKVLGGSKRRTAGVGDIIVVSVKEAQPRGRVKKGDVHRAVIVRTAKDIRRADGSVIRFDGNAAVLVNKNEEPIGTRIFGPVVRELRGKKHMKIISLAPEVL, encoded by the coding sequence ATGATCCAGATGCAATCCAATCTCGACGTCGCTGACAACAGCGGCGCGAAGCGGGTACAGTGCATCAAGGTGCTTGGCGGTTCCAAGCGCCGTACTGCGGGCGTGGGCGACATCATCGTCGTCAGCGTCAAGGAAGCGCAGCCGCGTGGCCGCGTGAAGAAGGGCGACGTGCACCGCGCGGTCATCGTGCGCACCGCCAAGGACATCCGCCGTGCAGACGGTTCGGTGATCCGCTTCGACGGCAACGCCGCCGTTCTGGTCAACAAGAACGAGGAGCCGATCGGCACCCGTATCTTCGGCCCGGTCGTGCGTGAACTTCGTGGCAAGAAGCACATGAAGATCATCTCGCTGGCTCCGGAGGTTCTGTAA
- the rpsQ gene encoding 30S ribosomal protein S17 translates to MPKRVLTGVIVSDKTDKTVVVNVERKVRHPLYGKIIRRSKKYHAHDEGNEFKAGETVRIEETAPISKLKTWKVIERVNTHATPERASAEG, encoded by the coding sequence ATGCCGAAGCGCGTGCTGACCGGGGTGATCGTCTCGGACAAGACCGACAAGACGGTTGTTGTCAACGTGGAGCGGAAGGTTCGCCATCCGCTGTACGGCAAGATCATCCGTCGGTCGAAGAAGTATCATGCCCATGACGAGGGCAACGAGTTCAAGGCCGGTGAGACGGTGCGCATCGAAGAGACCGCGCCGATCTCGAAGCTGAAGACCTGGAAGGTGATCGAGCGGGTGAACACCCACGCTACGCCGGAGCGGGCCTCGGCAGAGGGCTGA
- the rpmC gene encoding 50S ribosomal protein L29, which produces MAKTDYNAQSDDQLVEALGNLKREQFNLRFQAATSQLEKSSRVKEVRRDIARIKTLQAQRTAAAAK; this is translated from the coding sequence ATGGCCAAGACCGATTATAACGCGCAGAGCGACGACCAGCTCGTCGAGGCGCTGGGCAACCTGAAGCGTGAGCAGTTCAACCTGCGCTTCCAGGCGGCGACCAGCCAGCTGGAGAAGTCCAGCCGCGTGAAGGAAGTCCGTCGCGACATCGCGCGGATCAAGACCCTGCAGGCGCAGCGCACCGCTGCGGCTGCCAAGTAA
- the rplP gene encoding 50S ribosomal protein L16 gives MLQPKRTKFRKAFKGRIHGDAKGGTSLNFGAYGLKAMEPERITARQIEAARRAITRHIKRQGRLWIRIFPDVPVSSKPAEVRMGSGKGSPEFWAARVKPGRILFELDGVEGKIAAEAFERAAMKLPIKTKVVARLGDTSHLGGE, from the coding sequence ATGCTGCAACCGAAGCGCACCAAATTCCGCAAGGCCTTCAAGGGCCGCATTCACGGCGACGCCAAGGGTGGCACGAGCCTGAACTTTGGCGCCTATGGTCTGAAGGCCATGGAGCCGGAGCGGATCACTGCCCGTCAGATCGAGGCGGCTCGCCGCGCGATCACCCGTCACATCAAGCGCCAGGGGCGTTTGTGGATCCGTATCTTCCCGGACGTGCCGGTTTCGTCGAAGCCTGCCGAAGTCCGCATGGGATCGGGCAAGGGTTCGCCCGAGTTCTGGGCGGCCCGCGTTAAGCCCGGCCGGATCCTGTTCGAGCTGGACGGCGTCGAAGGCAAGATCGCAGCGGAGGCTTTCGAGCGCGCCGCGATGAAGCTGCCGATCAAGACCAAGGTCGTTGCCCGTCTGGGCGACACCTCGCACCTCGGAGGCGAGTAA